The following are from one region of the Gossypium hirsutum isolate 1008001.06 chromosome D03, Gossypium_hirsutum_v2.1, whole genome shotgun sequence genome:
- the LOC107949587 gene encoding uncharacterized protein, producing the protein MATDGEKEIAAANMEKEERKRRNAEKGLNRMSQIRSARPQSQEHHPIPPSSTHAKDARRESLSFDARNDGIRDRNAFFSDDDQTSQTNQSHNISAGPAGPSEASTSSNLIQGGTHEISSANSVDVGTDKHPMSGRAVGEKDKSKAMQDQKPSTNAESVQKACRNQPNLFSSKLVNSCIIASERARSLCALFIAICVLLSHINFPLLGLSIGRSDSNVASKPLYVILLTDLAIVLSRLFLDKKGVVSAEVEEEKPAAASQENKENWDGAVMLLERGLVAYQTMRALFIDFSIYAVVVICGTSLL; encoded by the exons ATGGCAACGGACGGCGAGAAAGAGATAGCAGCTGCTAACATGGAGAAAGAGGAAAGGAAAAGGAGAAATGCTGAGAAAGGGTTGAACCGGATGTCTCAAATCCGGTCCGCACGTCCTCAATCTCAAGAACATCACCCCATTCCACCTTCATCAACCCATGCCAAAG ATGCAAGGAGAGAAAGCTTAAGCTTTGATGCACGGAACGACGGAATTCGAGATCGTAACGCATTTTTCTCCGACGATGACCAGACATCGCAAACAAatcaatctcacaatatcagtg CTGGACCTGCGGGACCGAGTGAAGCCTCAACTTCTAGTAATCTTATACAAGGTGGGACGCATGAAATATCAAGTGCCAACTCCGTAGATGTTGGAACTGATAAACATCCGATGTCTGGTCGTGCGGTGGGAGAAAAGGATAAATCAAAGGCAATGCAGGACCAGAAACCATCAACCAATGCGGAATCAGTCCAAAAAGCATGCAGGAATCAACCTAATTTATTCTCGTCAAAACTAGTGAATTCCTGCATTATAGCTTCTGAAAGAGCACGCAGTTTATGTGCCCTATTCATAGCAATTTGTGTGCTTCTTTCTCATATTAATTTTCCCTTGCTTGGATTGAGTATAGGCAGGTCGGACAGCAATGTAGCCTCAAAGCCTCTTTACGTAATCTTACTCACCGACTTGGCCATTGTGCTCAGCCGACTGTTTCTGGACAAGAAAGGAGTGGTGTCGGCAGAGGTGGAGGAAGAGAAACCTGCAGCAGCATCTCAAGAAAATAAGGAAAACTGGGATGGAGCCGTTATGCTTTTGGAGAGAGGGTTAGTGGCCTATCAGACAATGCGAGCACTTTTCATAGATTTCAGCATTTATGCAGTGGTGGTCATTTGTGGCACTTCTCTACTCTAA